The window CTGTCAATCACTCGCGCCTAGAGAATGCCCGGCAGGTTGAGCCCGTGCTCGCGCGCGCAGTCGGTGGCGATGTCATAGCCCGCATCGGCGTGACGCATCACGCCGGTCGCCGGGTCATTCCACAGAACGCGCTCCAGACGCCGGTCCGCGTCCGCGCTGCCATCACAGCAGATCACCATGCCCGAATGCTGGGAGAAGCCCATGCCGACCCCGCCGCCATGATGCAGGCTGACCCAGGTGGCGCCGGACGCCGTGTTCAGAAGCGCATTGAGGAGCGGCCAGTCGGAGACGGCATCAGACCCGTCCTTCATCGCCTCGGTCTCACGGTTGGGCGAGGCGACAGAGCCGCTATCGAGGTGATCGCGTCCGATGACGATTGGCGCTTTCAGTTCGCCATTGCGCACCATCTCGTTGAAGGCGAGGCCCGCCTTGTGACGGTCGCCAAGGCCAATCCAGCAGATGCGCGCGGGCAGGCCCTGAAACGCAATGCGTTCGGCGGCCATGTCCAGCCAGCGGTGAAGATGCGTGTTCTGAGGGAACAGCTCCTTCATCTTCGCATCGGTCTTGCGGATGTCTTCAGGATCACCGGACAGCGCGCACCAGCGGAACGGGCCGATACCCCGGCAGAAGAGCGGGCGTATGTAGGCGGGCACGAAACCGGGGAAGGCGAAGGCGTTCTCCAGCCCCTCCTCCAGTGCGACCTGACGGATATTATTGCCGTAATCGAGCGTCGGCACGCCCGCCTCATGGAAGGCCACCATCGCCGCGACATGGGTTTTCATGCTGGCGCGCGCGGCGCGCTCGACTTCCCTGGGATCGCTTTCCTGCTTTGACCGCCAGTCCGCCACGCTCCAGCCCTGCGGCAGATAGCCGTGTAAGGGGTCATGCGCGCTGGTCTGGTCGGTGACGATGTCGGGCCGGATTTCACCGGCTTCCATGCGGCGGACAAGTTCGGGGAAAATATCAGCCGCATTGCCGACGAGGCCGACCGATTTGGCTTCTCCGGCTGCGGTCCAGCGGGCGATCTTTTCCAGCGCCTCATCCAGTGTATGTGCTTTTTCGTCCAGGTATCTGGTGCGTATACGAAAATCGATGCGCGTCTCGTCGCACTCAACGGCAAGGCAGGATGCTCCGGCAAAGACTGCGGCCAGCGGCTGCGCCCCGCCCATACCGCCAAGACCGGCGGTGAGTATCCATTTGCCGGTCAGATCGCCTCCAAAGTGCTGGCGGCCCGCCTCGGCGAAGGTTTCATACGTGCCCTGCACGATGCCCTGCGTGCCGATATAGATCCACGAGCCAGCCGTCATCTGGCCGTACATCATCAGGCCCTGCTTATCGAGCGCGTTGAAATGCTCCCATGTCGCCCAGTGCGGCACCAGATTGGAATTGGCAATCAGCACGCGCGGCGCATCGGCATGGGTACGAAACACACCCACAGGCTTGCCCGACTGCACCAGCAGCGTCTCGTCCTCATTGAGGTCTTTAAGCGCCGCAACAATACCGTCAAACGCTTCCCAGTTGCGCGCCGCCCGGCCAATCCCGCCATAGACGACCAGCTCGTGCGGGTTCTCGGCAACATCCGGGTGCAGATTATTCATCAGCATGCGCAGCGGCGCTTCGGTCATCCAGCTTTTCGCATTCAGCGTGGTGCCGGTGGGCGGATAAATGTCGCGCGCATTGCGCCGTGTGCCGGTCATGATGTCACCTTCAGATCGGGCGCCAGCTCTTCCAGCCGGTGCAGGATTTCAGAGAGGACGGCGCGCAGGCTCGTGGCCTTCGCGTCGTCATAGGCAAAGGGCGCAGTTTCGCTTTGCAGATAAGCTGACTGGGCCAGCTCCATCTGGATCGCATGGACGCCAGTATCGGGCTTTCCGTAATGGCGGGTTGTCCAGCCGCCCTTGAATCGGCCATTGAGGACATGGCTGTAGCGCGCTGATTTACTGGCGATTTTGATCACTTCCCCAGACAGAACTTCAGCACAGCTCGTTCCGTCTGCCGTGCCGATGCACAGGTCCGGGAGTGTGCCATCAAACAGGAAGGGAATGCGCGAGCGGATGGAGTGCGCATCGTAGAGAATGGCCACGCCATGGCGCGCTTTGGCGGCGTCCAGCGCCGCCGCGACCGCCGCATGGTAGGGCGCATGATACGCCGCTACGCGCGCTGCTATCTCGTCCGTTGTAGGCGGCTCGGTCCAGATCGGCTCGCCATCAAAATCGGTATTGGCGACGAGCCCGGTCGTGTTCTGGCCGGGATAGAGGCTCGCCCCGTTGGGCGGCCGGTTCGGGTCGACCACATAGCGATGGAAGTTCGCCACTACCATTGCCGCGCCGGGGAGCAGCCCCTCATAGAGCCGGTCCACATGCCAGTCCGTATCGGCCAGGGCCTCACCCTTCGCGTTCAGCCGCGCACGTACCTTTTCGGGTAGCCAGGTGCCGGCATGCGGCACGGCGATGACGACCGGGCTGGTGCCTTGTCTGACGCTAACCGGGTTCACGGCGCGATCTCCAGACCCGCTGCGCGGATCAGCGCGCCGGAGCGCACCAGTTCGGCGGCACGCTCGATATCGCCCGCCATATAGCGGTCGGCTTCCAGCACCGGCACAGCCGCGCGCAGCGCCTCAATCGCGGCGATTAGCGCAGGCGAAGTCTGCAGCGGCGCGCGGAAGGCGATGCCCTGCGCCGCGCTCATCGCCTCGACGGCCAGGATGCGGGCAAGGTTGGCATTCATCCGCATCAGGCGCACGGCGGCGTGAGCCGCCATGGACACATGGTCTTCCTGATTGGCGGAGGTGGGCGTGGAATCGGTCGAGCACGGATTGGCCAGATGCTTGTTCTCGCTCATCAGGGCAGCGGTCGTGACCTCGGCGATCATGTAGCCGGAATTCAGGCCCGGCGCGGGGGTGAGGAAGGGCGGCAGATCATGATTGAGGTTAGGATCGACCAGAAGCGCGATGCGCCGCTGGGCAATCGCGCCTACTTCGGCAATCGCCAGCGCGATCATGTCCGCGGCGAAGGCCACCGGCTCTGCGTGGAAATTGCCGCCTGAAACAATGGCATCATCCAGCACCAGCGGATTGTCGGTGACGGCATTGGCTTCGATCTGAAGTGTCGCGCCCGCCTGGCGGAGCAGGTCCAGCGCCGCGCCCGCCACCTGCGGCTGGCAGCGTATGCAGTACGGGTCCTGCACGCGGGTATCATCCTCGCGATGACTGTCGCGTATCTGCGAGCCATCCATCAGGGCGCGCATGCGCTCCGCCACCTCGATCTGTCCACGATGACCCCGCAGGGCATGGATTTGCGGATGCAGGGGCGCGGTAGAGCCCATCGCCGCATCGGTGGAGAGGCAGGAGGTGAGCACGGCATTGGCGGTCATACGCAGCGCATCGAACAGCCCCGCCAGCGCCATGGCGGTGGAGAATTGCGTGCCGTTGATCAGGGCCAGACCCTCCTTGGCTTCAAGTACTATCGGTTTCAGGCCCGCTGCGCTGAGAGCCTTGCCGCCGGAAAGGCGCTTGCCCGCATGGATGGCTTCGCCCTCCCCGATCATTACTGCGGCCATGTGGGCCAGCGGGGCGAGATCACCCGACGCGCCGACCGAGCCCTGCAAGGGGATGACGGGCGTGACGCCGCGCTCCAGCATGGCTTCGATGAGCGCGATCAGCTCCCAGCGCACGCCTGACGCGCCGCGCCCCAGGCTCAAAAGCTTTAGCGCCATCATCAGGCGCACGATTGCCGCGTCAGTCTCATCGCCGACACCGCAGCAATGGGAGAGGATGAGATTACGCTGCAGCGTGCGCGTGTCGCCCGCAGCGATCTTCACATGGGCGAGCTTTCCAAAGCCGGTATTGACGCCATAAACCGCGTCCGCGCCTTGCGCAGCTTGTGCCACACGCGCAGCAGAGGCTTCCACGCCCTCGCGCGCGGAGGGATCAAGGCGGGCGGGCAAGCCCTCACGCCAGATGCGTTCAAGATCAGCGAGGCGGACCGAGCCGGGAATGAGGGTCAGCATGGGCGGCCTCCGAACATGCGTTGGTGAAGCGGGTTGAAGCCGATACGCCCGGCGAGTTCGGCCGGAATTTCAGCATCCCAGATGGCGAGGTCGGCGCGCTTGCCCGGCGCGATGATGCCCCGGTCATCAAGACCCAGCGCCTTCGCCGCGTTCAGCGTCACACCCCGTAGCGCCTCATCCGGCGTCAGGCGGAAGAGCGTGCAGCCCATATTCATGGTCAGCAGCAGGGATGTCAGGGGCGAGGAACCCGGATTGCAGTCCGTCGCCAGCGCCATGGGCACGCCATGCTGGCGCAAGGCGGCAATCGGCGGCAGCTTCGTCTCGCGCAGGAAGTAGAAGGCACCGGGGAGCAGCACGGCGACCATGCCGGCCTTGGCCATCGCCTTTGCATCGCCCTCATCGGCGTATTCGAGGTGGTCTGCTGACAGCGCGCCATAGCGCGCGGCGAGCTGTGTGCCGCCCTGCTGGGAAAGCTGTTCGGCGTGCAGTTTCACCGGCAGGCCGAGCGCCCTGCCTTCAGCGAATACACGCTCGATCTGGTCCGCGCTGAAGGCGATGTTCTCGCAGAACCCGTCCACCGCATCGGCGAGGCCCTCCGCGTGCGCGGCGCGCAAGGCGGGCAGGCATACCTCATCGATATAGGCATCCGCCCGGCCCTTGTATTCCGCAGGGATGGCATGCGCGCCAAGGAAGCTGGTGCGAATGGTGACAGGGCGTTCAGCCTCCAGCGCGCGCGCCACGCGCAGCATGGCCAGCTCGGTTTCGATGTCGAGACCATAGCCGGACTTTATCTCGACCGTCGCCACCCCTTCGGCCAGCAGCGCATCAAGGCGCGGCAGGGCTTCGGCGAGAAGCTGCGCTTCGCCAGCGCCGCGCGTCGCCGTGACGGTGGAGACGATGCCGCCCCCTGCCCGCGCGATCTCCTCATAGCTCGCGCCCTCAAGACGCAGCTCAAACTCGCGCGTGCGGTTGCCGCCATGGACGAGATGGGTGTGGCAGTCGATGAGCGCGGGCGTCACCAGACGCCCCTCCAGATCACGCGAAGGCGCCCTGGAATACGCGCCCGGCAGATCGCTCTGAAGCCCTGCCCACGCAATGCGTTCGCCTTCGATGACGATGGCACCGGGGCCAGTCACGGGCTCTACCGTCATGGCGAGCCTCGCGCCGGTCAGCACATGGGTGCGGGCGTGTTCCACCTTGATTCCTCCTGCAAGCCGGCCCATTAAGTATAGACTTAATATGCGAGTCAACGGAGCGGGCATGAGCGTCATTCACGCGGGCGAGGCACTTCTGGAATCCGGCTGGGCGCGCGATGTCCGCGTGGTACTGGAAGGGGATCGCATTACCTCAATAGAGGCAGGCGCTACCCCTCAGAGCGGCGATTACCGCACCGGAATCCTGCTGCCCGCACCCGCAAACCTGCACTCCCACGCCTTCCAGCGCGCCATGGCGGGCCTGACCGAGCGGCGCGGGGCCGACCCGTCGGATAATTTCTGGACCTGGCGCAAGGCGATGTACGCCTTCCTGGATGCCCTCACCCCTGATGATGTGGAGGCCATCGCTGCCTTCGTGCAGATGGAAATGCTCGAAGCTGGCTACGCCACCAATGTGGAATTTCACTATCTCCATCACGGCCCCGATGGCGCGGCCTATGACAATCCGGGCGAGATGAGCCACCGCATCGCCGCTGCCGCCAGCCAGACCGGTGTCGGCCTCACCCTGCTGCCTGTGCTCTACCAGCAGGGCGGGTGCGGTGGCCGTCCACTGGGCGCAGGCCAGATCCGTTTCGGCAATGATGTCAGCCGGTTCGAGCGCCTTGTTGAATCAGCCAGCGAAGCTTTGAAGCCCCTGCCCGCCGATACAAGGCTCGGCATTTCCGCGCATTCGCTGCGCGCGGTCAGCCGCGAGGGGCTGGCCGCCTGTATCGCGCTTGCGCCCGGTGCGCCGCTGCACATGCATCTGGCCGAGCAGACCGGCGAGGTGGAGGAAGTGCTGACAGCTTACGGCGCACGGCCCACCGAATGGCTGCTGGCCAATGCAGACGTGGACGCGCGCTGGTGCCTCATCCACTGCACGCAGATGAATGACGCAGAAACGCGCGCCCTCGCCCGTACAGGCGCAGTGGCGGGGCTGTGTCCGATCACCGAAGGCAATCTCGGCGATGGCATTTTCAACGGCACGACATGGCTGGAAGCCGGTGGGCGGTTCGGCGTCGGCTCGGACAGCAATGTGCGCATCTCCCTGTCAGAGGAATTGCGCCAGCTTGAATACTCCCAGCGCCTGCGTGACCGCAGCCGGGCGGCGCTTGCCACGCGCGAAAAGTCCGCCGGGCGGGTGCTGCTGGAAGGCGTGGCGAAAGGCGGCGCGCAGGCCGCAGGGCGCGAAGCGGGCGTGATCGCCGCCGGGAAACTGGCTGACCTCGTGGCGCTCGATACCGGCCATATCACGCTGGAAGGGCGTTCCGGCGATCTCACCCTCGATAGCTGGGTGTTCGCAGGCGATGACAGCATGGTCAGCGATGTCTGGGCCGCAGGCCGCCATCAGGTTCGCGAAGGACGCCATATCGCGCATGACGCGATTACCGGGCGCTATCGCGCCACGATCCGGCGTCTGGGAGCGCGCCTGTGACCGCCAGCGCCTATGCGTGGCAAAGCGTGCGGGCGGAGGCCCTGCGCCGTATCCGCACGCGCGAATGGCCACCGGGCGCGATGATCCCCAAAGAGGCTGAGATTGCGCAGGAGCTGGGCTGCGCGCGCGCCACGGTGAACCGGGCGCTGCGTGATCTGGCCGAGGCCGGTTATCTCGACCGGCGGCGCAAGGGCGGCACGCGCGTGACCGAGACGCCGGTGCGCCGCGCCGTGTTCGAGATTGCGATCATCCGCCATGAGGTGGAGCAGTCGGGCGCCAGCTATGGCTACACGCTGCTGGAAGACCGCATCGAGCGCCTGCCCGATGAGCTCGCCGCCACGCTGGACCAGCCGCGCGGCACGCGCTGGCGCCGCGTCATTGCCCTGCACAGCGCGGGCAAGCGGCCCTTCTGCCTGGAGGATCGCTGGCTGAACCCGGATCTGGTGCCAAAGGAGCGCGCGGACTTCGCTGCCTCCAGCGCCAATGAATGGCTGGTCCGCAACGTGCCGTTCACGGGCGGCGAGCTCAGCTTTCAGGCCCGCAAGGCCGATACCGCCCTCGCCTCCCGGCTCGGCTGCGCGCGGGGCAGCGCCGTCTTTGGCGTGGAGCGCATAACGCGTACCGATGATGCCGCCGTCACGGCCGTTACGCTGACCTATGCGCCGGGCTATCGCCTCACCACGACGCTAGGCTGAAATCCGCTCGGTAATCGCGCGGCCCATGCCTTCAGTGCCAACAAGACGGGTATCCTCGCCGCCCAGCAGATCGCCTGTGCGGTAACCGGCGTCGAGCACATCGCTCACCGCCTTTTCGGTCAGGTCAGCAAGGTCCGGCCGGCCCAGCTGGTAGCGCAGTGCCATGGCCAGGCTGAGGATGGCCGCGCACGGATTGGCGATGCCCTTGCCCGCAATGTCCGGCGCGGAGCCGTGGATCGGCTCATAGAGGCCCGGCAAGCCCGGCTCGCCCAGCGCGGCAGAGGGCAGCATGCCCAGCGACCCGGTCAGCATGGCCGCCGCATCGGAGAGAATGTCGCCAAACAGATTATCGGTCAGGATCACGTCAAACTGGCGCGGATCGCGCACCAGCTGCATCGCGCAGTTATCGGCATACATGTGGGACAGCGCCACATCGCCATATTCACGCGCATGCAGGGCGGTGACGGTCTCGCGCCAGAGCAGGCCGGATTCCATCACATTGGCTTTTTCCACCGAGCACACCCTGCCCTCGCGCTGGCGGGCCAGATCAAAGGCCATGCGCGCGACGCGCTCGATCTCGGGCGTGGTATAGCTTTGCGTGTTGAAGCCGCGCTTTGTGCCGTCGGGCAGGGTTTCGATGCCGCGCGGCTCGCCGAAATAGACCCCGCCGATCAGCTCACGCACGAAGAGAATGTCGAGGCCGTCGATCACGTCGCGTTTAAGCGTGGAGGCATCCGCCAGCGCCGGGAAGCACAATGCCGGGCGCAGATTGGCGTAGAGGCCCAGACCTTTGCGCAGATTGAGAAGCCCCTGTTCGGGACGCAATTCGTAAGACACACCCTGCCATTTCGGCCCGCCGACAGCGCCCATCAGCACCGCGTCGCTGGCTTTGGCCATTTCAAGGACGTGCGGTGCCAGCGGCGTGCCGTGGCGGTCCAGCGACGCCCCGCCTATGTCACCGTTCTCCACGTTCAGGCCAAGACCGTGATGGGCGTTGAGCCCGTCAATAACGCGCCGGACTTCCGCCAGCACTTCAGGGCCAATGCCATCTCCGGGAAGCAGAAGCAGTTTCATCCGTATTACCCGCCAACTTCAACACACCGTGCGAAACTGCGCGACACGGGGAAATTACGCAAGTGCAGCAAAGCGGCGCTGGCAGTGCAGGCGGGGCTGTGCCTTAGTCTTCGGCGCTGTCATCCGCGTCTTCGCTGCTATCGCGGGGCGCATCGGCTGTTGCTTGTGCCGCTTCCTCGCGGCGGCGCGCCTCCAGCGCATCCAGCTCCCGCAGGGCTGACGTGCCTTCAAACATCCGCCGGAACACGCCGGGAGCCAGCGCCGACAGCGGATTGGCAGAAACACGCGTGGCGTCAAACGGGCCCTCGGCGGCAAAGGTCACGCCGACAATGCCCTCACCCCGGCGCGAGGTCAGCAATTCCCCCACAACCGGCAGATTGCCCAGCACGGAGTTCAGCCCGTAGGACGGCAGGATCGTGCCGGAGAGGTTCATCCGCTCACCAGCCGTATCAACCACGCCCGTCCAGGTCAGCCCGAGAGAGGGCCCCGCCACACGGCCTTCACGCATTTCCAGCAGCCCGTCGGCAAAGGCGTAGTCGACCTCCAGGCGTTCAAAATCGATGCCTTGGCCCGAGAAGAGGCTGCCGAGCCCT is drawn from Glycocaulis alkaliphilus and contains these coding sequences:
- the hutU gene encoding urocanate hydratase — its product is MTGTRRNARDIYPPTGTTLNAKSWMTEAPLRMLMNNLHPDVAENPHELVVYGGIGRAARNWEAFDGIVAALKDLNEDETLLVQSGKPVGVFRTHADAPRVLIANSNLVPHWATWEHFNALDKQGLMMYGQMTAGSWIYIGTQGIVQGTYETFAEAGRQHFGGDLTGKWILTAGLGGMGGAQPLAAVFAGASCLAVECDETRIDFRIRTRYLDEKAHTLDEALEKIARWTAAGEAKSVGLVGNAADIFPELVRRMEAGEIRPDIVTDQTSAHDPLHGYLPQGWSVADWRSKQESDPREVERAARASMKTHVAAMVAFHEAGVPTLDYGNNIRQVALEEGLENAFAFPGFVPAYIRPLFCRGIGPFRWCALSGDPEDIRKTDAKMKELFPQNTHLHRWLDMAAERIAFQGLPARICWIGLGDRHKAGLAFNEMVRNGELKAPIVIGRDHLDSGSVASPNRETEAMKDGSDAVSDWPLLNALLNTASGATWVSLHHGGGVGMGFSQHSGMVICCDGSADADRRLERVLWNDPATGVMRHADAGYDIATDCAREHGLNLPGIL
- the hutG gene encoding N-formylglutamate deformylase yields the protein MNPVSVRQGTSPVVIAVPHAGTWLPEKVRARLNAKGEALADTDWHVDRLYEGLLPGAAMVVANFHRYVVDPNRPPNGASLYPGQNTTGLVANTDFDGEPIWTEPPTTDEIAARVAAYHAPYHAAVAAALDAAKARHGVAILYDAHSIRSRIPFLFDGTLPDLCIGTADGTSCAEVLSGEVIKIASKSARYSHVLNGRFKGGWTTRHYGKPDTGVHAIQMELAQSAYLQSETAPFAYDDAKATSLRAVLSEILHRLEELAPDLKVTS
- the hutH gene encoding histidine ammonia-lyase — its product is MLTLIPGSVRLADLERIWREGLPARLDPSAREGVEASAARVAQAAQGADAVYGVNTGFGKLAHVKIAAGDTRTLQRNLILSHCCGVGDETDAAIVRLMMALKLLSLGRGASGVRWELIALIEAMLERGVTPVIPLQGSVGASGDLAPLAHMAAVMIGEGEAIHAGKRLSGGKALSAAGLKPIVLEAKEGLALINGTQFSTAMALAGLFDALRMTANAVLTSCLSTDAAMGSTAPLHPQIHALRGHRGQIEVAERMRALMDGSQIRDSHREDDTRVQDPYCIRCQPQVAGAALDLLRQAGATLQIEANAVTDNPLVLDDAIVSGGNFHAEPVAFAADMIALAIAEVGAIAQRRIALLVDPNLNHDLPPFLTPAPGLNSGYMIAEVTTAALMSENKHLANPCSTDSTPTSANQEDHVSMAAHAAVRLMRMNANLARILAVEAMSAAQGIAFRAPLQTSPALIAAIEALRAAVPVLEADRYMAGDIERAAELVRSGALIRAAGLEIAP
- the hutI gene encoding imidazolonepropionase; its protein translation is MTVEPVTGPGAIVIEGERIAWAGLQSDLPGAYSRAPSRDLEGRLVTPALIDCHTHLVHGGNRTREFELRLEGASYEEIARAGGGIVSTVTATRGAGEAQLLAEALPRLDALLAEGVATVEIKSGYGLDIETELAMLRVARALEAERPVTIRTSFLGAHAIPAEYKGRADAYIDEVCLPALRAAHAEGLADAVDGFCENIAFSADQIERVFAEGRALGLPVKLHAEQLSQQGGTQLAARYGALSADHLEYADEGDAKAMAKAGMVAVLLPGAFYFLRETKLPPIAALRQHGVPMALATDCNPGSSPLTSLLLTMNMGCTLFRLTPDEALRGVTLNAAKALGLDDRGIIAPGKRADLAIWDAEIPAELAGRIGFNPLHQRMFGGRPC
- a CDS encoding formimidoylglutamate deiminase — its product is MSVIHAGEALLESGWARDVRVVLEGDRITSIEAGATPQSGDYRTGILLPAPANLHSHAFQRAMAGLTERRGADPSDNFWTWRKAMYAFLDALTPDDVEAIAAFVQMEMLEAGYATNVEFHYLHHGPDGAAYDNPGEMSHRIAAAASQTGVGLTLLPVLYQQGGCGGRPLGAGQIRFGNDVSRFERLVESASEALKPLPADTRLGISAHSLRAVSREGLAACIALAPGAPLHMHLAEQTGEVEEVLTAYGARPTEWLLANADVDARWCLIHCTQMNDAETRALARTGAVAGLCPITEGNLGDGIFNGTTWLEAGGRFGVGSDSNVRISLSEELRQLEYSQRLRDRSRAALATREKSAGRVLLEGVAKGGAQAAGREAGVIAAGKLADLVALDTGHITLEGRSGDLTLDSWVFAGDDSMVSDVWAAGRHQVREGRHIAHDAITGRYRATIRRLGARL
- a CDS encoding GntR family transcriptional regulator, producing MTASAYAWQSVRAEALRRIRTREWPPGAMIPKEAEIAQELGCARATVNRALRDLAEAGYLDRRRKGGTRVTETPVRRAVFEIAIIRHEVEQSGASYGYTLLEDRIERLPDELAATLDQPRGTRWRRVIALHSAGKRPFCLEDRWLNPDLVPKERADFAASSANEWLVRNVPFTGGELSFQARKADTALASRLGCARGSAVFGVERITRTDDAAVTAVTLTYAPGYRLTTTLG
- the leuB gene encoding 3-isopropylmalate dehydrogenase translates to MKLLLLPGDGIGPEVLAEVRRVIDGLNAHHGLGLNVENGDIGGASLDRHGTPLAPHVLEMAKASDAVLMGAVGGPKWQGVSYELRPEQGLLNLRKGLGLYANLRPALCFPALADASTLKRDVIDGLDILFVRELIGGVYFGEPRGIETLPDGTKRGFNTQSYTTPEIERVARMAFDLARQREGRVCSVEKANVMESGLLWRETVTALHAREYGDVALSHMYADNCAMQLVRDPRQFDVILTDNLFGDILSDAAAMLTGSLGMLPSAALGEPGLPGLYEPIHGSAPDIAGKGIANPCAAILSLAMALRYQLGRPDLADLTEKAVSDVLDAGYRTGDLLGGEDTRLVGTEGMGRAITERISA